The segment TGACACCTTTGTCCCCAATATTCTGAGCGCTTTGCCACTCTGCCTTGGGCTGATGGCAAAGCTTCCAAAGTTTCCGGCGACTACAGTAATTTGGGTGTTCCCGGGAATGCTATGGGCCATAGAGATCGCGTCCTGGATATTCAGCTTGTTTGTATATGACAGAGGTTGAGACGGATCGACGGTTAAGAAGTTATTGTAAACGATTCCGATGCAGAATATCGGTATAAACAATAGGAAGGCGACTATAATTACTTTCATTGTTTTCATTTGACTCTCCTATTTAATATTAGAGTTGAGTCCATTAAAAAGCAATAAACACTTTGTTGATACACTCCGTTTGACAATCCCACCGTAAAAGTGTTCTTCTCGTTGTTGCCGTAACGGGTTTGGATTTGCCACAGAACACTGGCAAATGTTTGTGCTCCGCCGGGCAATAGGATATAATCATAAGACTTAGGTTGAGATTGATTATCATCCCAGACAGCCTCGCTATCTTGAATGCCGAATAAACCAACCGCTGCTATAAGCAAAATAGCCGCAATTATCAGTAGTTGCTTAATCATGGGGGGGGGTAATATTGTCTAATATATGTTTACTGTTCATGTTAAACTCCTGTTCTTATTTGGTTTGGGTTCTGCTGAAGGTAGCGGCTCTGTTTTTTTAAGATCATCACTCACGATATGTCAATTACATCTCGTGCTCACGAAAAATCAGAGCAATCCGGTTTCGAAACCATCGTCATTCTTTGCAGAAATATCTGCGCATAGTCCATTCATCATTTGCCAAAACCTCCTTCGGAAACCGCTTTCCCTTGTAAAACAAAAGCGACATTTCCATCGAATTAATTTACCAAAAACTTCTTATTTGGATGATAACTATTTCCACAATAGCTGTCAAGATAATTGTTCGACCACTTCACAAAATCTCCTTGAAAGATGCTTACTACAAAGCTCTGCAGAAAGCCGGGATCTACCGATCATCCAATCTCCATAAAGACATAGCGTTCGCTTTCAAACAGCTCGGATTTGCAGAATTCGCCAAGACGGATGGATTCGGATGTTTTGTTGAAAGCATCATGTTTTTTGCGAACGACTGAGATATCATGCGTTTTTTTTATTGACTGAATCCACCCGATTATATTCTTATTGTTTCATTGAAATATATGTCCAATAAGGAGACCTTATGACTATGCCTTTCATCCTCCAAAGGCTCATAGACACCGAGTTGCAATTTGCCAAACGTTTCACCAATTGCGTGCCCAAGGACTTTGGTTTGATCTATTGGAACGAGGGAAACAAGGAATCGCACGACAGTAATCATGCCATTATTTCGGATTTTATCGGCGTCGGTTCCAGCATCAAGGAGATCCTCAGTTTCTACAAAGCCAAGGGCATCAATCCGCGCTTGTATCCCGCCTTCAAGGAAAACGAGCTGGAAGTTCTCACCCCTCTGCTTGAAACCAATAGTTTCACGATCGAACAGCATGGCAACCAGTTCTTTCTGCATGAAAAAGACAGCAGCATCACTCCGGTGCACGGCATCCGCTTTGAACGCCTCAAAACGATCACGCCCGAGCTGAGAGAATTTGTGCTTTCGGACAAACAGGGCGAATGGGCGATCAAGGTCTTGGAGCGCCATCTCAGCCACCCCAATTATCATCTCTTGGCTGGATTCGCCAATGACGCACTCGTCACCCTCGCTTCAGTCAATATCTTTGTGGGTTATTCCCGCGTGGACGACGTCTATACTCATCATTTCTATCGCGGAAAAGGCTATTCCAGCGCCTTGATAAACTATGTGTTGCACTACCACAAAGAACGCAGCGACAACTATTTATACCTCTATTCCGCCATCCCGGAAGCGATCAAGGTCTATGGCAAAGCCGGCTTCGTTCCCATCGCTCAAAACCTCAAATTCTGGACGGCATATAAGGAATTGTAATGGATGGTGAACAGGTGAACGGGTGAGCAGGTGAACTGCAGAGTTGGCTCATCGGGTCACCCACAAACATCTCTCATCTCACCAAAGTCAGCATCCCAAAGAAATGACAGATGCTGCCGCCGAGGACAAAGAGGTGCCAGACGGCGTGATGATAGGGCATTTTCTTGTAGGCGTAGAAGATAACTCCAAAGGTATAGGACAGACCACCAAGCAGCATCCAGGTCAAAAGAGCCGGTGGAACGTGTTGGCGGAGGGGATTGATGGCGATGACGATCATCCATCCCATGGCGATATAGATGACGATGGAGAGGATTCTGATCTTGCCGAGGGCAAAGATTTTCAGGTTGATACCGGCAATCGCGAGTGTCCAGATGATGCCAAAGAGTGTCCAGCCCCAGGCTCCGCGCATGGTGCCAATCGTGACGGGAGTATAAGTGCCCGCGATCAAAAGAAAGATGGAGGAATGATCCATGATGCGGAAAAAGCGTTTGATCCTGGGTTGGGGGAAGGCGTGATAGAGCGTCGATGCCGTGTATAGAGCGATCATCGTGGCGCCGTAGATGCTGAAGGAGACGATTTTCCAAGCATCGCTTTGCCTTGCTGCGAAGACCACGAGAATGACCAAGGCGGCGATCGAAAGTCCGACGCCACTGCCATGGATGACGCAATTGGCGATTTCCTCACCGAGGGTTTGTTTCGCGCTCAGGGGGATGCGGTCGAGGAATTTGGAGTCCTTAGCTTTTTTTGCCATATATTCTCATCACTTGATCGATTATTTGGGGAGGAACATAGCCATCCAGAGATTCGCCGGATAAAGCTCTGCGGCGAACTTCCGAGGAGGAAACACCGGACAAGGGAATCTGCAAAATCTGGGCTTTGATCATTGCCAGCATCGATGGATCGGGGGGGAAATCCGGACGCGGGATGACCAGAAACAGGACGTTGTCCTTCAGCCACTGAAAATCATACCAATCTACGAGCGAGACCAGGTTGTCCGTGCCGATTACAAAGCAGAATTTAGTTTCGGGATGATTTTGATGGAGTTTTTTCATCAAATCGGCAGTGAAACCTGTGCTGCCGCCATCCTCGTCCCAAGCCTCCATTCCCTTTTGCAGGCAGGATTTGATCATACGCAGGCGTGTATCAAAATCGGCATTGATGGAGGCGGATTTGAAATGATGCCGACGCACCGGCATAAATATCACACGCGCTATATCCGTGCAACTCAGGATTTGTCCGGCGATGTGCAGATGCCCCAGATGGATGGGATCGAAGCTGCCACCCAATATCGCGTAATATCCCATCAGAGCTTCCGGCACAAATGGATTCCCCTATTTGAAGCGCTTTAGCAGTTTTTTGGTCTCTTTTGAGCCGGGGTATTTGTTTTGCAGGGTTTGAAAGCTGGTTCGTGCTGCGCCATGGTTATTTTGTTTCAGATGCAAAAGCGCGGAATAGTAGAGGGATTGGCGGTCGAGGCTATCCGTGTTTCCCAAATTGACCACTTCGTCAAAATACATCAGCGCGGCGCTGTAATCCTTCATCTTGAAATAGATATAGCCGTTTCGATAGCGTTTTTCGATCAACTTATACTGCGCCTTGCGGATCTGGGATAGGGCTTCCTGAAAGCGCTCGTCGTTTGGATATTTGCTGATGAAAGTGCGAAAAGCCTCGATGCCGGCGAGCGTTTCGGTCTGATCATATTCGGAACTGTGGGATTCCTGCAAGTAGCAAAGTCCGATCTTGAAAAAGGCGGTTCGGACATCCTGATGTTGTGGAAAAGCGTCGGTAAATTCCAAATAGGCGATCCTGGCATCGGCAAACTTGTTGATCTTGAAATAGCTATCGGCTTGGCGCATAAGGGCATAGGCGGTTGAAACAGTGGTGCGCTCGAAATATACGTCGCCATAGAGTTCGGCGGCACGGGCAAACTTTTTGTTGGCAAACAGCTCATCCGCCAAAGCCAGTTTCTCCTGTCCGGTCATGATACTGCGATTCTTTGCACAGCCTGCGATCAGGAGCAGGATGACGATGGTGATCAGAATGTAATGTCGCATGGATAATATCCTCAAGTTCATTATTCGGTAGTCCAAAGTAGATAGATGATCGAAGCCAGGGCGGCGGTGGCGAGCATCGGTTCAAACCACTTGATGCCGGAGACGGAATACTCGCTTTCGGGGGAGAATTTGGGTCGGATGCTATAGGTGGAAATCTTTTGCAGCCGGAAGGACGGCAGGCTGATCTGCCTGATGTTGAAGACATAGAGCGGCTTACGCTCATTACGGTAGGACAGGAAGTTTTTTCGTTCCACCGTTTGCCACTGCAATTCCATCTGCACTTGCACGAGGGAAGCGGAGGAAAGGTAAAAAGGCTTCAGGTCAATGCTTTGCTGTTCCTCAGGTCGATCCGTGGTGGAGGTCAAAGCCGGCAAATGGATGTTTGCCCCGCTCTCACGAACGTCGGCGCCTTTCTCCAAAAGGATGCGGCGGATATTCGTTTCCAGGGCGGAGCTCCATTCACCGGCTCGGACTTCCAGAAACATGGGTTCTCGCAGATCCATCCTCGCCGCCAGTTCAATGCTGAGATCGCCAAGCTCCACATGGCTCAGACGTGCATTGGCGTTAGCGCAAAAAAACGTGGCAAGCAGTATCAGGAACAGGAGCTTTTGCATCGATTAATTAGCGGTGAGCCGCAGGTATTTATCGACGATATCCATTCTGCCGTAATCGGGATAATTTGCCTTGAGCTGTGAAAGCTGGTTGTTGGCGGAATAGTTGTCTTTGAGTTGATAGTAGCAAAGGCCGATCTTGAGCTTGGCATCGGCGCTCTTGGAGTGTGCCGGATATTGGTTGGCGACGCGTTGGAATTCGCGCAGCGCCTTGTCAAAATTGCCGGCGGCATAATAGTTTTCGCCGATCCAATAATAGGCGTTGGCGGTGAGATCGTGATCCGGATAGGTTAGCACAAAATCCTCGAACATGACGATGGATTTCTCATGGTTCTTCTTGTTATACAGAGCCAGAGCAGCCTGATAGGAGGAATTGACGGCAAGATTACGTTTTCTCAGAGCGGCGGCTTTTTCTTTGACGATCACAGCTTCGAGATCAGTGGTGACGCCCACGATTTGCGTGTTGACGGATTCCACCCGTCTGCGCATGGATTCAAGATCGCCGCGAACTGCTGTGGTGGTATCTTTGCTTTCGGATTTGATGAGTTTGATTTCAATCTGGATGATGTCCAGCTTGTCATTGATGTCGGC is part of the Candidatus Cloacimonadaceae bacterium genome and harbors:
- a CDS encoding GNAT family N-acetyltransferase, with the protein product MPFILQRLIDTELQFAKRFTNCVPKDFGLIYWNEGNKESHDSNHAIISDFIGVGSSIKEILSFYKAKGINPRLYPAFKENELEVLTPLLETNSFTIEQHGNQFFLHEKDSSITPVHGIRFERLKTITPELREFVLSDKQGEWAIKVLERHLSHPNYHLLAGFANDALVTLASVNIFVGYSRVDDVYTHHFYRGKGYSSALINYVLHYHKERSDNYLYLYSAIPEAIKVYGKAGFVPIAQNLKFWTAYKEL
- the nadD gene encoding nicotinate (nicotinamide) nucleotide adenylyltransferase, with protein sequence MGYYAILGGSFDPIHLGHLHIAGQILSCTDIARVIFMPVRRHHFKSASINADFDTRLRMIKSCLQKGMEAWDEDGGSTGFTADLMKKLHQNHPETKFCFVIGTDNLVSLVDWYDFQWLKDNVLFLVIPRPDFPPDPSMLAMIKAQILQIPLSGVSSSEVRRRALSGESLDGYVPPQIIDQVMRIYGKKS
- the bamD gene encoding outer membrane protein assembly factor BamD, with translation MRHYILITIVILLLIAGCAKNRSIMTGQEKLALADELFANKKFARAAELYGDVYFERTTVSTAYALMRQADSYFKINKFADARIAYLEFTDAFPQHQDVRTAFFKIGLCYLQESHSSEYDQTETLAGIEAFRTFISKYPNDERFQEALSQIRKAQYKLIEKRYRNGYIYFKMKDYSAALMYFDEVVNLGNTDSLDRQSLYYSALLHLKQNNHGAARTSFQTLQNKYPGSKETKKLLKRFK
- a CDS encoding hemolysin III family protein; protein product: MAKKAKDSKFLDRIPLSAKQTLGEEIANCVIHGSGVGLSIAALVILVVFAARQSDAWKIVSFSIYGATMIALYTASTLYHAFPQPRIKRFFRIMDHSSIFLLIAGTYTPVTIGTMRGAWGWTLFGIIWTLAIAGINLKIFALGKIRILSIVIYIAMGWMIVIAINPLRQHVPPALLTWMLLGGLSYTFGVIFYAYKKMPYHHAVWHLFVLGGSICHFFGMLTLVR